The Euphorbia lathyris chromosome 2, ddEupLath1.1, whole genome shotgun sequence genome includes a window with the following:
- the LOC136220027 gene encoding uncharacterized protein isoform X2, whose amino-acid sequence MRGLAIASSTSRATSSALKHLPRSPDSFNPTSFLPEPESERNHFTNAEPSVRVFVYISIPGNAYEEEVPRVGTGLAGYDPFTGSVAGDEPNVGTGIVGGGTFGDDPAQIVAKALLCFNDKQIYSSCEESYRLTEAGNLNVPSEYVDQYCNGACLSETHLVLNCLENVMKHFLFYNKATVHDIKDTIKAGCSYGPERGNFDVAEHIQAEENSGYKTVMQILTVMAIGIIANALIFH is encoded by the exons ATGAGAGGCCTTGCTATAGCTTCTTCTACTTCTAGGGCAACATCATCAGCACTCAAGCATCTTCCCCGATCACCGGATTCCTTCAATCCGACGTCGTTTCTTCCAGAGCCAGAATCTGAACGGAATCATTTCACCAACGCTGAACCTTCTGTAAGAG TTTTTGTCTACATCTCTATTCCAGGGAATGCGTATGAGGAAGAGGTGCCTCGGGTAGGCACCGGTCTTGCAG GATATGATCCTTTTACGGGAAGTGTTGCAGGCGATGAGCCTAATGTTGGCACGGGCATTGTAGGTGGTGGCACATTTGGGGACGATCCGGCTCAAATTGTTGCCAAAGCGTTGCTATGTTTCAATGATAAACAA ATTTACAGCAGCTGTGAAGAATCCTATAGATTAACAGAAGCTGGAAATCTGAATGTGCCAAGTGAATATGTTGATCAATACTGCAATGGAGCTTGTCTTTCAGAGACTCATTTGGTACTAAACTGTTTAGAAAATGTTATGAAACATTTCTTGTTCTACAATAAGGCCACTGTTCATGATATTAAAGACACAATCAAGGCGGGTTGTAGCTATGGCCCCGAAAGAG GTAATTTTGATGTCGCCGAGCACATTCAAGCTGAAGAAAACAGTGGATACAAGACCGTCATGCAGATTCTTACTGTGATGGCCATCGGAATCATTGCAAATGCTTTAATTTTTCATTGA
- the LOC136220027 gene encoding uncharacterized protein isoform X3, translated as MRGLAIASSTSRATSSALKHLPRSPDSFNPTSFLPEPESERNHFTNAEPSVRGNAYEEEVPRVGTGLAGYDPFTGSVAGDEPNVGTGIVGGGTFGDDPAQIVAKALLCFNDKQIYSSCEESYRLTEAGNLNVPSEYVDQYCNGACLSETHLVLNCLENVMKHFLFYNKATVHDIKDTIKAGCSYGPERGNFDVAEHIQAEENSGYKTVMQILTVMAIGIIANALIFH; from the exons ATGAGAGGCCTTGCTATAGCTTCTTCTACTTCTAGGGCAACATCATCAGCACTCAAGCATCTTCCCCGATCACCGGATTCCTTCAATCCGACGTCGTTTCTTCCAGAGCCAGAATCTGAACGGAATCATTTCACCAACGCTGAACCTTCTGTAAGAG GGAATGCGTATGAGGAAGAGGTGCCTCGGGTAGGCACCGGTCTTGCAG GATATGATCCTTTTACGGGAAGTGTTGCAGGCGATGAGCCTAATGTTGGCACGGGCATTGTAGGTGGTGGCACATTTGGGGACGATCCGGCTCAAATTGTTGCCAAAGCGTTGCTATGTTTCAATGATAAACAA ATTTACAGCAGCTGTGAAGAATCCTATAGATTAACAGAAGCTGGAAATCTGAATGTGCCAAGTGAATATGTTGATCAATACTGCAATGGAGCTTGTCTTTCAGAGACTCATTTGGTACTAAACTGTTTAGAAAATGTTATGAAACATTTCTTGTTCTACAATAAGGCCACTGTTCATGATATTAAAGACACAATCAAGGCGGGTTGTAGCTATGGCCCCGAAAGAG GTAATTTTGATGTCGCCGAGCACATTCAAGCTGAAGAAAACAGTGGATACAAGACCGTCATGCAGATTCTTACTGTGATGGCCATCGGAATCATTGCAAATGCTTTAATTTTTCATTGA
- the LOC136220027 gene encoding putative pentatricopeptide repeat-containing protein At3g16890, mitochondrial isoform X1, whose translation MRGLAIASSTSRATSSALKHLPRSPDSFNPTSFLPEPESERNHFTNAEPSVRGNTPYSLHSRPNSVSISNTPKSVDHPYFSRILSRKFDWFLLLNHELKANRVILNSQFVISILQNQENPLNSLKFYIWVSNIDPLFTKNQSVKGVLANCLFRKGPVVLSVELLKDIKGSGYRVDEDLLCVLIGSWGRLGLARYCDEIFGQISFLGMNPSTRLYNAVIDALVKSNSLDLAYLKFQQMPADNCKPDRFTYNILIHGVCKTGLVDEALRLVKQMEGFGYSPNVFTYTILIDGFFNANRVDEAFRILETMKTQKVSPNEATIRSFIHGVFRCVESSKAFELATDFIERQPVFRKLSFDTLLYCLSDKNMARESGLLLRKLGRLGYSPDNSTFNMTMNCLINSFDLNETCSILDIFAGQGIKLSLCNYLALIEALFKAGRTIEGDRYFNQMVKDGHLSNVFSYNMVIDCLCKVGMIDKAESFFEEMHRKGIKPSLVTFNTLISGHCKRGEVSKSRELLIMLLEHGLRPDIFTFSTIIDGLCRAKQVEDAFGCFTEMVEWGVSPNTFTYNILIRCLCVIGDVSRSMKLLRKMQMDGISPDTFSFNALIQSFCRVGKVENAEKLFVSMLSLGLSPDNYTYSAFIKLFCESDRFSEAKKMFFSMEANGCAPDSFICNLIFGTLVKQGQHEDAREVAKLCSEKGILLDSVGTLEDTANFGS comes from the coding sequence ATGAGAGGCCTTGCTATAGCTTCTTCTACTTCTAGGGCAACATCATCAGCACTCAAGCATCTTCCCCGATCACCGGATTCCTTCAATCCGACGTCGTTTCTTCCAGAGCCAGAATCTGAACGGAATCATTTCACCAACGCTGAACCTTCTGTAAGAGGTAACACTCCCTATTCACTCCATTCTCGGCCCAATTCAGTTTCAATCTCAAACACTCCCAAATCAGTTGATCATCCTTACTTTTCCCGTATTCTCTCGAGAAAATTTGACTGGTTTTTGTTGCTGAACCATGAGCTGAAGGCAAATAGGGTAATTTTAAATTCCCAATTTGTAATTAGTATACTGCAAAATCAAGAAAATCCTTTGAACTCCTTGAAATTTTATATCTGGGTCTCGAATATTGACCCCTTATTCACAAAGAATCAATCCGTTAAGGGTGTTTTAGCGAATTGCCTTTTCAGGAAAGGGCCTGTTGTGTTGTCTGTTGAATTGCTTAAAGATATTAAGGGTTCTGGTTATAGAGTAGATGAggatttgctttgtgttttgaTTGGTAGTTGGGGAAGATTGGGATTAGCTAGGTATTGTGATGAAATTTTTGGGCAGATTTCGTTTTTGGGTATGAATCCAAGTACTAGATTGTATAATGCAGTGATTGATGCGTTAGTTAAATCTAATTCTCTTGATTTAGCTTATTTGAAGTTCCAACAAATGCCGGCGGATAACTGTAAGCCGGATAGGTTTACTTATAATATACTTATTCATGGAGTTTGTAAGACTGGTTTAGTCGATGAGGCACTCCGGTTAGTCAAGCAGATGGAGGGTTTCGGTTATTCGCCTAACGTGTTCACGTATACCATCTTAATTGATGGGTTTTTCAATGCAAATAGGGTTGATGAAGCTTTTAGGATTTTAGAGACAATGAAGACTCAGAAGGTGAGTCCTAACGAAGCTACAATTCGATCGTTCATCCATGGGGTATTTAGATGTGTGGAATCAAGTAAAGCATTTGAGCTAGCGACAGATTTCATCGAAAGGCAGCCTGTATTCCGGAAATTATCTTTCGATACTTTACTCTATTGTTTGTCTGATAAAAATATGGCTAGGGAGTCTGGTTTGTTACTGAGGAAGCTTGGGAGACTCGGTTACTCACCGGACAATTCGACATTTAACATGACCATGAATTGTTTGATCAATAGTTTTGATCTAAACGAGACATGTAGTATATTAGACATATTTGCTGGCCAAGGCATCAAGTTGAGCCTCTGCAATTATCTCGCTCTAATCGAGGCTTTATTCAAGGCGGGAAGAACTATAGAGGGTGACCGGTATTTCAATCAGATGGTCAAGGACGGACATCTATCAAATGTCTTTTCGTATAACATGGTCATAGATTGTTTATGCAAAGTCGGTATGATTGATAAAGCAGAAAGTTTTTTCGAAGAGATGCATCGTAAAGGCATCAAACCTAGCCTGGTTACTTTCAATACCCTTATTAGTGGACATTGCAAGCGGGGAGAAGTAAGCAAATCGCGGGAACTACTGATAATGCTTTTGGAACATGGATTGAGACCGGATATCTTCACTTTCAGTACAATAATCGACGGTCTTTGTCGAGCAAAACAGGTCGAGGATGCTTTCGGTTGTTTCACTGAAATGGTTGAGTGGGGTGTCTCTCCCAATACCTTTACATACAATATATTGATCCGTTGTCTGTGTGTCATAGGGGATGTTTCGAGATCGATGAAACTGTTAAGGAAGATGCAAATGGATGGTATAAGTCCGGATACTTTCTCGTTCAATGCTCTCATCCAAAGTTTTTGTAGGGTAGGGAAGGTGGAGAATGCAGAAAAGCTTTTCGTTTCGATGTTATCTTTGGGTTTGAGTCCTGATAATTATACTTATAGTGCTTTTATCAAGTTATTTTGTGAGTCAGATAGATTTAGTGAAGCTAAGAAGATGTTTTTCTCAATGGAAGCAAATGGTTGTGCACCGGATTCCTTTATATGCAATTTGATTTTCGGCACTCTGGTTAAACAAGGTCAACATGAAGACGCCCGAGAAGTTGCGAAATTGTGCAGTGAGAAAGGCATTTTGTTAGATTCTGTTGGTACATTAGAAGACACTGCTAATTTTGGTTCATAA
- the LOC136220029 gene encoding protein trichome birefringence-like 4, translated as MAAFKNLFAAFLNILTHVSCPNSISITHLLATSFLLLSLLFLSTSLTNHSPSFTASALASRLLFAANYISPFSSIKSSDTCLVSEIRDNCTLSSVTAMERSRRNSRKEPPDMISDLSSCHIFNGKWVADDSGPLYQPGSCPFVDDSFNCFSNGRPDFDYLRFRWKPHGCQIPRFDGSKMLEMLRGKRMVFVGDSLNRNMWESLVCALRESLKNKSRIYEVSSRREFRTRTLYSFKFIDYGCSIDFVKSPFLVQEWKQSDKTGIRRETLRLDMVPTTYSKYHDADIIIFNTGHWWTHQKTFKGKDYFQEGNHVYPRLEVTEAYTKALLTWAQWVDSNINTSRTRVFFRGYSASHFRKEQWNSSGSCEDEKEPISNEKEVAGYPWMMRILERVISEMKVEVLYLNITRMTDYRKDGHPSIYRQKNKNDDMIQDCSHWCLPGIPDSWNELLYTTLLLSHHDLLPLKS; from the exons ATGGCAGCTTTCAAGAATCTTTTCGCTGCTTTCTTAAACATCTTAACGCATGTTTCATGCCCTAATTCCATATCAATAACTCATCTTTTAGCCACTTCTTTTCTCCTTCTCTcccttcttttcctttccactTCACTAACCAATCACTCTCCATCTTTCACCGCCTCCGCTCTCGCTTCGCGCCTTCTCTTCGCGGCTAATTACATCTCCCCTTTCTCTTCAATCAAATCGTCCGACACCTGTCTCGTCTCCGAAATTCGCGACAATTGCACCCTCTCCTCTGTCACTGCAATGGAAAGAAGTCGCCGTAATTCAAGAAAAGAACCCCCCGATATGATCTCCGACCTCAGTTCTTGCCATATCTTTAATGGAAAATGGGTCGCTGATGATTCGGGTCCACTTTATCAACCTGGATCCTGCCCGTTTGTTGATGATTCCTTCAATTGCTTCAGTAATGGAAGACCTGATTTCGATTATCTCAGATTCAGATGGAAGCCACACGGCTGCCAAATTCCAAG ATTTGATGGGAGCAAAATGTTGGAGATGTTGAGAGGGAAAAGAATGGTGTTTGTTGGAGATTCACTGAACAGGAATATGTGGGAATCTTTGGTTTGTGCATTGAGAGAATCATTGAAGAACAAGAGCAGAATCTATGAAGTTTCTAGCAGGAGAGAATTCAGGACTCGGACATTGTACTCTTTCAAATTCATT GATTACGGGTGTTCAATAGATTTTGTGAAATCACCATTCCTTGTTCAAGAATGGAAACAATCCGATAAGACCGGAATTCGAAGAGAAACGTTGAGACTCGACATGGTTCCGACCACTTATTCTAAGTACCATGATGCTGATATAATCATCTTCAACACAGGTCACTGGTGGACTCACCAGAAAACCTTTAAAGG AAAAGATTACTTCCAAGAAGGCAACCATGTGTATCCAAGGCTAGAAGTCACTGAAGCCTATACAAAAGCTCTATTAACATGGGCACAATGGGTTGATTCCAATATCAACACTAGTCGAACCAGAGTCTTCTTCAGGGGATACTCAGCTTCTCATTTCAG GAAAGAGCAATGGAATTCAAGTGGGAGTTGTGAAGATGAGAAGGAACCAATAAGCAATGAAAAAGAGGTAGCAGGATATCCATGGATGATGAGAATACTTGAAAGAGTAATATCAGAAATGAAAGTAGAAGTGTTATACTTAAACATAACTAGAATGACAGATTATAGAAAAGATGGACATCCTTCAATTTACAGACAGAAAAACAAGAATGATGATATGATTCAAGATTGCAGCCATTGGTGTCTTCCTGGTATTCCTGACTCCTGGAATGAACTTCTCTATACTACTCTCCTTTTATCACACCATGATTTGCTGCCTCTCAAATCATAA
- the LOC136220028 gene encoding AMSH-like ubiquitin thioesterase 3, whose translation MKIDVNKVARKVEVDNAISLGYYYRIADNLLRQANIHREEKNIVDLYIILLRFSSLVSETIPFHRDYQFLFQKEKNTCKKRLLSVLGELEALKPEFQRLVDELNKDYARTQPCSLDSGPSSSQSSSVNNFTYSSINVKRPFGVSAQPSWKYDYNHNQVSSSNSPQLDKQLQNLSIGIPLPKQETLSRHSFLGPNGLRSQWQGPTAEVKVQYPSYTELTSDENLSVEQAGKYGSLAVKDSDTAGIGSTMESVLSLDDGRWSHPAEESSYALINEASQDPFGFVGIRQPSPPPVLAHVQQSFSPIPPSQVADPRPGPAKPQDGIPSSNSYQHLHVPVSLMEDFLRLARANTKKNLETCGVLAGSLKKKVFHITTLIIPKQEATSDSCSTLNEEEIFEVQDKMGLFPLGWIHTHPSQTCFMSSVDLHTHYSYQIMLPEAVAIVMAPTDTSSPHGIFHLSDPGGLSVIRNCEQRGFHPHEEALDGSSIYEHCSHVYMNSKTKFDVVDLR comes from the exons ATGAAGATCGACGTCAACAAAGTCGCTCGAAAAGTAGAAGTTGATAATGCGATTTCTCTTGGTTACTATTATAGAATCGCCGATAATCTCCTCAGACAG GCGAATATACACAGGGAGGAGAAGAATATAGTGGATTTGTATATAATACTACTTAGATTTTCAAG TTTGGTGTCTGAGACTATTCCATTTCACCGAGATTATCAGTTTCTgtttcaaaaggaaaagaatacTTGTAAGAAG AGATTGCTTTCTGTATTAGGTGAACTTGAAGCTTTAAAGCCAGAATTCCAACGTCTAGTTGACGAGCTAAACAAGGACTATGCAAGAACTCAACCGTGTAGTCTTGATTCAGGGCCATCTTCTTCACAATCCTCGTCTGTTAATAATTTTACTTACTCCAGCATTAATGTTAAGCGG CCCTTTGGTGTGTCAGCTCAGCCATCATGGAAGTATGATTATAATCATAATCAAGTTTCATCTTCTAATTCCCCACAACTTGATAAGCAGTTGCAAAACCT GTCTATTGGTATTCCACTGCCAAAGCAGGAGACCTTGTCTAGACACTCATTCTTAGGCCCTAATGGTCTTCGGAGCCAGTGGCAAGGACCTACTGCAGAAGTTAAG GTCCAATATCCAAGCTATACTGAACTAACATCTGATGAAAATTTAAG CGTGGAGCAGGCTGGAAAATATGGTAGTTTGGCTGTGAAGGATAGTGATACTGCTGGTATTGGATCTACAATGGAGTCAGTGCTCTCCTTAGATGATGGAAGATGGTCGCATCCTGCAGAAGAGTCCAGTTATGCTTTAATTAATGAGGCAAGTCAAGATCCTTTCGGGTTTGTTGGTATAAGGCAGCCATCCCCTCCCCCTGTTCTTGCTCATGTGCAACAGAGCTTTTCTCCAATTCCTCCATCCCAAGTTGCAGACCCAAGACCTGGACCAGCGAAGCCTCAGGATGGGATTCCGAGCTCAAATTCATATCAACATTTACATGTT CCTGTAAGTTTGATGGAAGACTTCTTGAGATTAGCTCGTGCGAACACAAAGAAAAATTTGGAAACTTGTGGTGTTCTTGCTGGTTCATTG AAAAAAAAGGTTTTCCACATTACTACACTTATAATCCCAAAGCAAGAGGCAACTTCAGATTCG TGTTCGACATTGAATGAGGAAGAAATATTTGAAGTTCAAGACAAGATGGGGCTTTTTCCTCTTGGATGGATTCAT ACACACCCATCACAGACATGTTTTATGTCGTCTGTTGATCTGCATACTCATTACTCGTATCAG ATCATGTTACCTGAAGCAGTTGCAATTGTAATGGCCCCAACTGACACCTCAAG TCCTCATGGTATATTTCACCTGTCTGATCCGGGTGGTCTGTCGGTGATTAGAAATTGCGAGCAGAGGGGATTTCATCCCCATGAGGAAGCATTGGATGGAAGCTCAATATATGAGCATTGTTCTCATGTTTATATGAATTCGAAAACAAAATTCGATGTTGTTGATCTTCGGTGA